The following is a genomic window from Calliphora vicina chromosome 5, idCalVici1.1, whole genome shotgun sequence.
tatttttatttattcccaATTTTATCTtacaatttagatttttaatttgttttttatctatttaaaatgcaaattctttggttttgcattaaaaagaaattaagcAAATCAAACAAttctgttgttagttgatttctatacggtgttgtcatagaatcaaatcattgtcggaatcggttttaaaaacgacaaaaaaggtacatttgacttatgaaatcctatgtaattttttgtttaatcgataaagaattcaattctagatcgaatataaaacctATAATTTTAGATTTCAATTTGTGTTTGAATCCCACAATTATTTCTACAATTATGGTTACGATATTCAAATTCCTTTTACCGGATTTTAAGTTCGAATTGTTGATATtttcaaggttggctaccggTACCGCCAAGCTCAACTACAGGGACCGCTATGCTACCAATATACCGATATTGTATAaataacttgaaataaaaatattttttttattccaatgaGTTTAATGAAATCtactacaaaatataaaatataataaaataggTACCACCCTTGCCAAcatacttttagtttttgtaattttttataatatcgcactggttcctctaaagagcgtcaactcaaaattttaaaatgttcagtagaagcaaaaaactattttttttcaatacattacaatgaaaaaactgtacggatacaactgcattttttggcaaaagagtagagaaaatgatagcagattttgatgaccacatcgatttcttgcaaaaagtgaaaattggaaaattttgagttgacgcaTTTTAGAGGAAACAGTGCGATATGTAATTTAATTCGGTAAAATACCATTACCGAAGTAACACATACAGTTACCGCTAAAATACCAATTAGTAAACAACCTTGGATTATTGTCAAAAGGTTCGCTTGCTAGGTATCTTGAGCTTCATTGAGTaagaaataacttttatttatagTACATGCTAATGTCTAGAGAAACTGTTTCTTATTAGACTTGCTTTGCTTAATAAGAATTTTCTCTGCATTTTTGTTTTAGTGCTCAAATAATTTCCTAATTCCGTatacatatttcaatttaaaataaattaacaaaatttttactggaacattgcaagtttttttttattaaattttagtggtacaacaaataatattgaaattttaagtaatGCTAAATTAGCcttcaattaaaaatagtacATACAAATATACCTACATAAATTAAGAAGCATCATTCTAAAATcaacttatatttttgacacAGATATACGAAATCTTCATCTATTTTATACACCACAAAAGTTTCTCATATTAGTGAAGAAATTGTCTAGGAGCCACAGTAATTAACACTTCTTTTAAAGGCAGATGTGGTTCAATGCGTATAGTCAGCAAGAAAACATGAAAATTCAAAGATGTAGACAGTAAAAGTCGTAGTAATTATAGATgaacattaacattaaaacaTGCTAAttgtaacaaacaaaaaacgagccacaatatattaaataaaagaacTCTGTTATAAAAAGGTGAATGCACTTAGGCTTTGAACACAAAGTACAATGATAAAAAAAGTTTGTAGTTGAAAATTATTCCAATTGAAAAATGCAACACTGGACCTAATTCTACTGGCGCATGCGTAAAAATTGTGGGCATACCATTGAAAAAAACACAATGGAATACAGACAATAATGAAAAGAAGGAACGAAAATgatatgaataaaaatgttcaaagccttttttataaaaccaaattaatttaaatagacaattaaaaacaaacattttgacgaatttttgacaataaagaatttaataGGAACCCGGGAATCCAAACGCACACAAGCATAAACACCAACAAAAATCAGTAGAGCATTAAGAATACCGTTCTATCACGACACAGTCAAACCAAAAGaaaatgtgtatgtaaaatTGTATATGAAGTGTACTTTTCTAAACCTCCAATATGGAAAATCTCGtagaaaaacaagaaaaaaaatgtataattttaattttttgcagaaGTATTGATTGGATTTTGCATTATCTTCTTTCTCTTTGCTCCATAGGATGATATGCGAGTAATTAATTAGCTTTGTGTACTTACCTTTGATAATGTGTTCTGCGtctataaattagttttttttgtatgtatttttcttttaagtttttttgtttgctttgttatatttttggctttaacaatttgtttttgcaCTAGACactgttattttttatagtatttatttatataattcttTAACTTCACGAATTAattatttgcaataatttttagcaaaaatttatagattttttttatgcggCTTCAACAAACAAGCAAAGACGGCGGAAAAAAATGCGCGagcaaattcattaaaattgcaAATGGCGACATGAAAACCACCGCCGTGAACAAAACAAACTCTGAAAACATATCGTGGTGAGTTTTTTACAGATATCATTTTAGCCTGAatgatatttatataaagaagaagagttttgttcttttttataaaatttgttatttaattttggcAACTcagtgatttttataaaaagcttttaattcgGACGAATTATAAATGCTAATATGTACAAATGAGAAAATTGAACAAAATGCGAAAtcaaataattgtaaatttttttatggggATTTTTAACAATGTATccttataaaattgtacatgacggaattttgttttatgaaaattatagctattataataaataacatatgttaataaaaattttaattaatttattcagtccttctatatttttttaaaaaaatatataaacaaaaaaaaaaataaaaattcatatgtaaataaaaattttaattattttattcagtcctatatttctttataaaaaatatataaacaaacaaataataaaattgcatCTCTTTCATTTTTGACAAATGCATATAATTTGACatacttaaaataaattaaattaatatacaaTAATAGAGTAGATGTGTTGtgcatttttatgttattttttatataaatttttgtcaaaacttatcaaattcaagaaatatttcatttgtcacagcaaaattaaaaatgttcaccATAGGCATTTTTTAACGAATATTAAAGTTTCGTTATTTCTTAACATAAGAAATAACTTCAGAATAATGGAACTTTGCACTAATACATAGATCGGATAATCTCCTGTCGAAGACCTAACTGAGTTGTCAAAAATGGTCGTGTTTTCAAATTAcgaccttttaaaatttttagagtcGAATtcgaaattactttttaatttcaACCATATTTTTTACTACTAAATAATGCAACACTGTCGTCTGCAAATAGTTGGCAACGCTGAATTTAAAAAGTGTAaacaaacaattacaaaaatcaaaatttcgtaaaaaaaatctactttttaaaataaatggctCAATCCCAAGATATTTGCTCAGAAAATGTTGCAGCTAATTACGAGAAATTCAAAGGTTTTGGTGATAAAGTCTACCAAGAATATGATACGCTTTACAAACAAATGTGGTCGAAATTAAATGCTGTTCATTTGGAACCATTTGCTAAAATTCTATTGGAGCGGGAAAATATTGCTCTAAAAGGCCAAGATGAACTAACAGAAACCATACGCCATAATTTGCAAAACCAAATGCAGCAAGCTTTACATACTTTTTGGCATTCAAATAGTGTATCCGAAGCCCTAATTTCACTAGAAATGTGCAAAGAGAAGTTCAAATCTTATGAAGGACATAAATGGTAAATATTCTACATACAGTGTCTCACATAAGTTTCGGAATTCTGCTTTACTACCAAAAGAAgcaatttatcaaaattaaatgtctttggaaaattgtatatatgattttttagaaataactaatttccaattttagaacaTAGAttcatttttttgggaatttcttatattaaagtaaattttcaaGGTCTTTCTCCAATATGTTGAGCTTTTACAGTAGCTGTCTcacgaaatttatttataattttcgcAAATCTTGATTCTATCCATTTTTactaactatttaaaaaattgtttgtgcaataaaaattaagaaaagaaatgattaaaattaaaataaatattaagggtattcatttcccaaaaatttaaaattacactctgattttttttacacaacaaaaattccaaaaataccCTTATTATTATCCAAATTATGGAACAATGTAAAATTAATGTATTGCAATTTCTTTtagtatatgaaaattaataataaacatttaacattattttttacagGAATATGGATGACAAAACACCTTGGGAACGTACTCGACCCACACGCATGCGGTTTAAGGAGAATCGTTTACGTTATTTACAAGCCCAATTGAACTTTCAAAATAAGCAATTGGACGAAGTTTTACAAGAAAATATAGCCTTACGCAAAAACATACAGGATGTTAAACATCAGCGTATTTATTTAATGGAATCTATGGGCAATTTTCGCAAAAAAATCCAATTGGCAAAAACAGAAATTATGgagttacaacaacaaattctaACAGAAAACGAggaaaatatcgagcgaaatattAAAGACGTTAACCGGCAAtagtatataaatatgtatgcatttttataaaaatattatttttttaaaatcattcttaaaataaataacgtTATTGATAGTATTGAATTAATTGTAATTTTGCTGCGCTAatctttttaaaacatttcgcTCAAATGTGATGTATTTTATTGCtactaaaatttacaatattgaaatttgtttaaagtattATTTCCAATCCAACAAACCAC
Proteins encoded in this region:
- the Nnf1a gene encoding uncharacterized protein Nnf1a; protein product: MAQSQDICSENVAANYEKFKGFGDKVYQEYDTLYKQMWSKLNAVHLEPFAKILLERENIALKGQDELTETIRHNLQNQMQQALHTFWHSNSVSEALISLEMCKEKFKSYEGHKWNMDDKTPWERTRPTRMRFKENRLRYLQAQLNFQNKQLDEVLQENIALRKNIQDVKHQRIYLMESMGNFRKKIQLAKTEIMELQQQILTENEENIERNIKDVNRQ